TTTCTTTCTTATGAGGACGACAACAATGGGAATGTCAAACTTTAGGGGACTTGTATATCAAACTTTTCTGCAGACTCCATAGTAATATTAGGCTTAGTTGCCAAAAAGTAATTTTCCTTCAATGGTCCGGGTTATTCTATAGTATGAGAAATGAATGATTATGATTAAATTGAGAAAATAACCTTTTTATTtgtcaatttaataaataaataactccTCCGTgctttttaaattcaaattttgcctcttcttaaattattataataatttcgaGATCTTACTCttataatagtaaaaaaaatttagaaacaaatttaaaatataaaactcGAAGACTTTACTCACCTAAAAAGTAACATTAAGTTATTATCATTTGTATCTTTATGTTTTCTAATTATATAATAGGACTAATTAGATTATTAGTCCATGTAGTGATAGAGTAGTCCAAAGATTGTCCATGTGGAAAAGAAATTAAgatttaaacccttgtggtGAAGTTTGTTAGGATTTAGGCCCAAAATTAATAATTCTGTCAACTCTCTGTCAATTATTAACACGTGAGTCATACATATGAGGCTAAAACGAAACTTTTTGTTAATGTTAGTATGTGAAGCTAAATTTATCTTTTTAACCTCACATGTGAGCCTCATGTACTAACAATTTACAGAGagttgatgaaattttttggCCCAAAATCCTAACAAATTTCACCATATGAacttaaaatctaaatttttcACCAAATGAGCAATTTTCGGACCACTCTATTAACACAAGACTATTAATCCATTTAAGCCTATATAATAATAAGAAAGCATTTCGACTTTGGATTTTTGTGCTGACATCTTTTCAGGGCACGCGGATTTTATATAATAATGAGTACTGCAAAGTTAGATGGCTTTATCTTCATGTCTCCTTCTACCAATTTTTCATAAAGCAATCCATCCACCAGTCTAGTTGGTATATTTCTAGTTTAGAAGGGTCACATCTTCGTATAAGGCCTTCAAATCTGAGAGATGACTCTGTTAATAGTTAATGAATAGGGCTTCACACAATAAATTATTAATGGTAAACAATAAACACCTAATAAACTATTATTAATATTAaggacaaaacaaaacatgaaaaaaataGTGACATTTTCATAAACAAGTTGAAGTTTGAAAAGAAAACTCCATCAAATCGGCGTGAAATGCTAAAGTTTAGCTTCAACGTTCAATTTTTCAGTTGAAGTAGTAGTCTTTTTGCCTAAACGGAGTTTAAATGACAATTTATCCTGGCTGATCCCACCTATTTCTACTTTTGTAAATAAATTGAAGTTTCGTGACAATAACTTAAATAAGTTGAAGTGTCTTTTCATCAGTATCAAAATGTCGTTTTCTTGTCTTTTATTCGTTTTCCTATTACGTTAAATTAGAAACAATTTGATATCACATAAAAAGTTAAATCATAAACAATTTGATGTTACATATTTTATAGGAAAtggcttctttcttttcttttttttactaCGATAAAAAGTTTATTATTAAATTCATAGCATTCACCAATTACATAGAATAATCTAAAGTTACACATCCGAATCAACCACTTAGACCCACCACAATGTGGATGTGCCAAAGGTACTTTTATGGGATATGGCTTTGCAGAGCCTCAAATGGATTAGTTAATCTGTAAATGGAAACTTAGTGCCTTGATCGAAATTAAAACACTTGGTGCTTGAAAAGTTCAAGTCTAGGAAAATATGAAAGGTCAATAACAATAATTAGCTACTCAAGTATGTGTAAATGTAACTATATCTATGAAATTGTATACAGAAATTCTAGAGAGAGATAACAAttcagagagaagagagagagaatgaatgtTCTTGATATATTTCTTAAAAATCAAGTAATACAAGAGGTTGAGATATTTATACACTTCTAACAACAAGGCTAACTGCCTTAACTAACACATCTTCTAATCTAATTACACATGTCATCATCCTATACATCAATTTCTATATTCTATCATCCCCCCGCAAACTCAGGCTGGGAGGCACGAAGCATGAGATTGGAACAGTGAATATGAAATAAAGGAGAACTCAAGCCTTTAGTCAGAATGTCAGCAAACTGCTCTTTGGACGACACAAACTGCACAGAGAGGTGCTTCTTTGCCACTCGTTCCCGCACAAAATGAACATCAATCTCAATGTGTTTAGTGCGTTGATGTTGAACGGGATTAAAAGACAACGCAATGGCAGACATATTATCACAAAACAACACAGGTGTAGAGGATAAAGGAACCTGCAAGAATACTAAGAGTTGCTAGATCCAGTCCAATTCTGCAGATGTGGATGACAGGGCATGATATTCGGCCTCTGTAGAAGACCGGGATACTGTCAGTTGCTTCTTGGATGACCAGGAAATAGGACTATTTCCTAAAAACACAACCAAGCCAGTAGTCGACCGTCGGTCATTAGGATCCCCTGCCCAGTCAGCATCACTGAAGGCCTTTAATTGAAGCGAGCCTCGAGAATAACCGATGTCATGACTAAGGGTTTCTTTTAAGTACCGCAAGATTCGTTTGACTGCTGTAAAGTGAGCAACCATAGGGGATTGCATGAACTGAGCCACTTGATGGACAGAGAATGCTATATCCGGCCTTGTAAACGTAAGGTACTGCAAAGCACCTACCACACTTCTGTACAAAGTAGGATTGGTATATGGATCACCATCATCCTTGAGAAGCCTGTTATACGGCAAACAAGGAGTGTCACAAGGTTTGGCATCGAGCATCTCTGTTTTGGTGAGAAGATCCAACACATATTTCGATTGAGACAAGAATAAACCAGTGGGAGTCCGTGAAATTTGAATGCCAAGAAAATAATGCAAATCCCTTAAATCCTTGATGTCAAACTCAGTGTGTAAAGCAGTAATAACCTGTTGTATGGATGCAGATGCACTCCCTGTGATgataatatcatccacatagagcAGAAGAATGACAATCCCAGAATCAACCGTTTTGACAAACAAAGAGGAATCCGAATAGGTGGTTTGAAACCCCAAATGAGGCAGGAATTTGGTGAATCTATCATTCCAAGCTCGGGGAGCTTGCTTGAGTCCATATAGGGATTTCTGCAGTTTGCAAACTAAGTGAGGATGATGAACATCTTCAAACCCAGGAGGCTGAGCCATGTACACTTCGTCTTCTAAAATGCCATGTAAAAAGGCATTTTTGACATCGAGTTGGCGAAGGGACCAACCAAACTGAGCTGCAAGAGTTAATACTAACCGAACAGTGGTAGGTTTAACCACAGGACTGAACGTTTCCCCATAGTCAATTCCAGGTTCTTGACTGAACCCTTTAGCTACTAATCTAGCTTTATGTCGGGCAATAGTACCATTAGAATGTCTCTTGATCTTGAATATCCACTTGCACCCCACCAAATTCTTTAAGGAAGGTAAGACCACCAGATTCCAGGTACCTTGTGTATGCAAAGCACTGATTTCCTCTTGCATAGCCTTAAACCAAATTGGATTCTTCAAGGTAGATTTGTAGGAAGTTGGTTCAATAAGAGACAAATTAGTACCCTCAGACTCCTAAACAGTAGCTAATAAAGCTCTTTTCTTGATAATTCCACTCTTGCTCCGAGTTTGCATAGGATGTAAATTGATTAGTGGAACCTCCAGTACCACTGACAAAGTATCAGGATGAAATTGTACTTCTGGAACTTGAGACTGAGGAGAACCATTGACAAGTGCCACAGGAGGTTGGAAGTAGTAGAGGCAGTAATGGACTGAGAGGATAGTGGTGATGATGAAATCGGAGAGAGTGATATGGTAGGAGAACCAGGCAAATTGGAAGAGGCAGGATGTGATTGTGATGTTATGGGGCATGAGGCATAGAGACCACAACATTATCAGTGGAAACAACAGGTACTGGACTGTGGGTGGTAGAACTAAGGTGTGATGAGGTATGATGGACCAACAAGTCTGTATATGGGAATTGAGACTCATCAAACACTACATGCCGTGATATGTATAGTCTTTGTTTAGAAACCTCATAACATATATACCCTTTATAGTTGGTAGCATACCCCAGGAAAATACACTTGGTGGTTTTTGGTTGCAGCTTAGAGTCATTATAAGGCCTTAATAACGGATAACAAGCACAACCAAATGATCTAAGATgggaaatgacagggagaagCCCAAACAATAGTTCAAATGGAGAATGATTGCCTAGGACAGGAGTGGGCATTCTATTTATGAGGTAGATGGCTGTTTGACAAGCATAGGACCAAAACAGGGCAGGTAATCTAGCAGTTTGTAAAAGGGTCACAGTTGTTTCAATGATATGCCTATGCTTTCTCTCAGCGAGGCCATTTTGCTCAGGAGTATATGGACAGGATTTATGATGTGTAATGCCTTTTTCAAGAAGAAATGACTGAAATGCTTTACTAACATACTCTCCCCCTCCATCACTTTGAAGAGTTTGAATAGGAGTGGCAAACTGAGTAATAACAAAGGAATAGAATGCAACAAATTTGGCAAAGACATCAGATTTATTTATTAATGGGAAAATCCAGCAGTATCGTGTACACTCATCAATAAAGGTCACATAATACTTGTAACCATCAATAGAAACAGAAGGGGCTGGACCCCAAAGGTCACTATGAACTATAGCAAAGGGTTTTACAGACTTATTGGGACTTAGAGGAAAAGGAAGTTTACAAAACTTTCCCTCCAAACAACTAGAACACAGGACAGGTGAGGATAGTTTGGGACAGGGAATATGAGCTTGTTTTAACATCAAAGAAACAATAGAATTGGATGGATGGCCTAGTCTATTGTGCCAAGTAGTAGAGTGAATGTGCTGACCGAGAAGAGCTTTAGCTTGGAACGGTACTGAGGTGGATCCATAAGAAGTGGTTGAAAAACAGGGAAATGGGTATAGACCATTACTGCATACTCCTTTGTAAATGATCCTCCATGTGGCCTTGTCCTGAATCCAGAAGcaaaaaacatcaaaaattaGCCAGCAATTGTTATCCAAACAGATCCGATGCACATATAATAAGTTTTGGGTTAACTTCGGAACATATAACACAGAATTGAGCTTTATTGGAGGAACATAATTAACGTTGGAAAGATTAAGAACAGTACTGCCAATATGAGATACAggcaaaccttcaccattggcAGTTTGGACAATCTCAGAAGTAGGATATGGAGATGCCAGAGATAAGTTGCTGAGATCAGAAGTCATGTGATTGGTAGCACCAGAGTCAGTGAGCCACACTTGAGGATTAGAGTGAGAAGGAGATGCCACGGAAGGAGACTGAGGCATCACAGTATGCATAGCTTGAAGAGAGAATTGGTGTCCATTCATGGCAGAGTGCTGACTAGAAACATTGTAACCGGGAGCACCAAAGTTTGAGGAATGCAGCTGAGACGGATAAAACTGACTGGGAGCACCAACAAAATTAGGGCCTTTGTCATTATAAAAACAATACCATGTGGTGTGATTGTGCTTGCCACAGATTTGACAATTAACTCTGTCAGAAGGTTTAGAACGGCAGAATGGTGCGGTGTGTCATTCAGCATTACAAAGTTGACAGGTTTGCACCAAGGAAACACTTGAATGGCCATAAGACTGCACTGGGGAGTGACCAAGGATGCCCAGATTCGATGTTGGTAGCACATGTGTTTGAGTGGAAAAAGACGGTTTGGGTGGATAAGACCGAAACCCTTAATTAAACTTGCATTTGCCTTTGTTTCTGTTGCCATTGAACCGCTTATAACCACCAAAGAAGAACTGAGACTGACCAGATGCACCCTTTCCGGAATGCGAAACATTATTTGCAACCATTGCAGTAATAAATGGTGCAGTGGTAGAATTCTCAACAATAATCTCTTCAGCAAGCAACTGAGATTGAAACTCTTTAAGAGATATCGCATTCTCACGACCTCTAATGACACACCGAAAAGTATTATATTCAGAGGGTAAGCCATTGAGAGCAAGGATAACAATATCTTCATCAGCAAAATGAACTCCAGTAGCAGATAAGTAATCCCGAGCCTCTTTTATCCTATGAAGATACTGGGACACTGAATCAGAACCCTTCTTAATAGTTTGGAGATTAGATTTCATTTGAAAGATACTAGTCTTAGACACAGTAGAGAATTGTTCTTTCAAACGAATCCATATATCCTGAGAACTCTTACTACCAATAGCACAAGATAGAGCAGCAGGCGAAAGGGTAGCAGTTAGCAGTTGCATAACAGCcttatcatgcattttccaaatCATAAACTCATCCGTTGCAACAGAAGCATTAGAGCTAGAGTTCATACCAGAGGCACCAGATTGATCGGAAAATTGAGGAGGACAGGGATGTGAGCCATCAACAAACCCCATAATTCCATTGCTCTCCAACAAGAGTTGTATCTGAAAGTGCCAATTAAGATAGTTGGAGTCATCCAatttgacattcaccgaagtcgAAATGGAGGAGATTAGGGCAGTAATCGGGGATTGCACAATTTGAAGTTGCGATGCAGTCACCATTGAAATTGCTTCAGACAAACTCAGTGAGAACTTTTAGCAAACAGGTGGAATGCACTGACCAAAAGAGCAGAAGAAATGATCGACACAGGAAGACGATCAaccaagaaacaagaaaaaaaaaaactagaaatcAAGATTTCGAGAAGATGAAGAGAATTGAAGAAACCGAAGACAAATTCCGAGATCAAATACACCGTCGAGGCGAGCGGAAGCAGAGACGGAGGATCGAAGATCAAGCACAGGCAACAAAGGCGAGTGATACCATGTAAATGTAACTATATCTATGAAATTGTATACAGAAATTCTAGAGAGAGATAACAAttcagagagaagagagagagaatgaatgtTCTTGATATATTTCTTAAAAATCAAGTAATACAAGAGGTTGAGATATTTATACACTTCTAACAACAAGGCTAACTGCCTTAACTAACACATCTTCTAATCTAATTACACATGTCATCATCCTATACATCAATTTCTATATTCTATCAGTATGAGTAGAAACTTCTACAAAAAATATTCGTGTCTAATTCATAAATGTCGTGCTTATAATAAGAaactgttcatattataaatcgtTCTGTAAATATTATCTTtgcagaaaataaattaaacataatGTTGTTTAGTCAATCAACTATAGCAAATAGATAGACGGTTCGTAATGCCTTTATCATTTTTTTCCATTTGttagtgatttataatatgaacagttTTACTCATAAATACGAAGTCTTATGAATTAGAAACGAAGAAATTTTGAGTAAAAACTCATACTCACCCTTTGAGCAGCTAAATATTATTCGCGTCACAAATATACCATGtagagcaagagagagagagagtttcttGAACATAGCCATGTATATTtcttgaaccaaaaaaaaaaaaaaaaggtgtataAATTATGGTAGGATTGCGTTTAGACCCTAAAACCCTCTTATAGAACTATAGTAATATGTTTAGCTACGAGATGGTGATAGATATGAAGAAGGCAGTGACTCCAAATAAGTAATTGAAACAATGGAAAAGTGGGGGATCCATGTTCAGGTAGGATAGTAGCTGAAATGAACAAACTTGCTTATTAAGATACAAGTAAAGGCAATCAAGAGAGAGTCCAAGACAATGGAAGGTTTTAGGGAGGTTGGATTCATAAGTTGGGCCGGTAGGAGTGCTTGTCCAATTGCAGATATgaatttctttatttataagttatatgtcttaggtttgatttgtAAGAATGACAAGTTTGATACTAAATTAAACTTCATGTCTCCCTCGAACAATTCATTACTAGTGTTCTTGAAAtgcattttttaaaattaataataaaggTCCTATTTAGTTTAAAGTTTATGGTTCaaacatataatttttttgcatggagaaggaagagggagagactCGATGGACGATAGAGTGAGATATGATTAATTGATGTGGATAAATGACTTCTATAATGAACCGGTTTGGATCACTTGTTCTGAAATATAAACACAAAACAAACTATTTGTATCACATTTTATGACAAACTCATTGACcgcttttaattaataaattggtctcaagtctagttTCCTAAGGATTTGTTTGTTTGGGCTCATCTTTGTTGTAATAACTTAATTGGGCTTAGAGTTTTATTGGGTTTACCTAGCCGTGCGAGCTCATAGTGAGATCCGAGCCTCCGAGTGGAATGTAATCATTTCCCGAGGGATTCTCTTCGTGTTCTaagaattcaaatttatttagAGGATTAAACTTCTAAACTGTAAAGAAAAAGGgttaatgtttttcatgtgttGATAAAATGTTGGCCAGTATTAGGGACAAATTAGAAACTTGTATCTTACATGACACGATCTGATTTTGATTCATGATACTGGTTATTCATACGATGATGGTCAAATAAGATTGATATGTCTTTGTGATCCCTCCTAATGTCCAAAAAAATGAATTATTATGACAAAGCCATGTATTTTTCTTCATCCACTACATCCTGAATTCaatccacttcccatttgttaaCCTTtgcatttcaaaattttaagtaGGGTTGGTtaacaatttgtttgttttgggcaACATTTGTTAGATAATCTTTGTATTTATTTGACGGATGCCCCGATTTGTTATGGCAAAAGCAGCCACGCGGTCCACGCCCGAAAACCCTTCCCTCTCTCATTTGGTCTTCGTCTGTTTTCCCGCATCATCCAACAGGTGGACTCggcgcctctctctctctcccccctcttCGCCCTCTCTACCAAACCCTAACCCCCCAAATTCCAACCTTCCACCATTCAATCCAACCCAAATCCCCCCAATCGGACCCCTACCCGACCCAGTTCACCTCCGATTGTCTCCAATTCCACTCCGCCCCGACCCATTTCTTCAAAATTCCAGCCATGCCCAAGACTCCCGAAGCTTTGCGGGATTAATAATATAATGATCGAATCGTTGAGGCACCGTACGAATTCATTTTATGGGTTTGAGCAATGCCGGAGCTTCGCAGAGGAGTACGCCGAGGCCGCGCTAGGGTAGCAAGCAAGCCCTCCGACCTACCGCCGCGGTCGCGGAGGACCCGTGCCACCGTCGCCCGAGAAGCCGCCGCCGAGGCCGTGGTGAGGCCCAGGACAAGGTTGGCTGTGAGGAAATTGAAAGAAGAGGAGAAGCAGGAGCCGGATCCGGAGGAAGACCCTGTGATTGTGATATCCGTGAAAGACTCCGATTCGGAGGGCagtaaggaagaagaagaagtcgaGGAAGATAAGAAAGCTGTGATGGCTGACGATAGTGGTGGCCTGAGTGCTAATAAGGCTGCTGGGCAAGAAGAAGAGGGCAGTACTGCCCCTTTCCCCGAAAAGGTAGCCAATTTTTTCTTGCTATTTCGATGCATTCGGTTGCGTTTTCCCTTTTAAGTTGGGGACTTGGATGGTATTGCTGCTAATGAAtgtgttttcttttctaattgttGCTCTTTGATTGTTCAACTTATTGGTAGTCAACTTTATTCATCGGTTTTGGAAGCATTTGTTATGTTTAGTTGATGTTCTTGTGACAGTTTGATCCTAATCAGCTAGTTTCCTTATGGGGACCAATAAAGAaagattttttttcagtttgagGGTCGCACACGGTGCTACAAATCTGTTCATGTCTAATCTAACACACGAATTAGTAACATCACTTGCCCGTGTGGCTGTCATACTCAAAATTTTCTCCGAGTAAAGTGGACGTCTTTAGTTTAATACTTGTTTGCTATGTTTGGCGCATGCACCGGATTGGGTTAACTTGGTGTTCTTTAAACTGTTTTAACCTAATGATCGATTTGTTTGTAACAGTTTAAAAGTtcataataaaaagaaagagattTGGTTTCAACTTTATTATGTTTAGTAATTTGGTGATTTGTATTCTGCTTTTCAAGGTTCAAGTAGGAGGGTCACCACTCTATAAGGTAGAGAGGAAGCTGGGGAAAGGTGGCTTTGGTCAAGTGTTTGTTGGCCGTCGTGTTACGGGTGGAGTTGATCGTCTAAGTGGTGCTGGTGCTATTGAGGTAAGTTCCAAATTTTCTT
This window of the Malus domestica chromosome 03, GDT2T_hap1 genome carries:
- the LOC139194315 gene encoding uncharacterized protein gives rise to the protein MVTASQLQIVQSPITALISSISTSVNVKLDDSNYLNWHFQIQLLLESNGIMGFVDGSHPCPPQFSDQSGASGMNSSSNASVATDEFMIWKMHDKAVMQLLTATLSPAALSCAIGSKSSQDIWIRLKEQFSTVSKTSIFQMKSNLQTIKKGSDSVSQYLHRIKEARDYLSATGVHFADEDIVILALNGLPSEYNTFRCVIRGRENAISLKEFQSQLLAEEIIVENSTTAPFITAMVANNVSHSGKGASGQSQFFFGGYKRFNGNRNKGPNFVGAPSQFYPSQLHSSNFGAPGYNVSSQHSAMNGHQFSLQAMHTVMPQSPSVASPSHSNPQVWLTDSGATNHMTSDLSNLSLASPYPTSEIVQTANGEGLPVSHIGSTVLNLSNVNYVPPIKLNSVLYVPKTRPHGGSFTKEYAVMVYTHFPVFQPLLMDPPQYRSKLKLFSTCWSIIPHHTLVLPPTVQYLLFPLIMLWSLCLMPHNITITSCLFQFAWFSYHITLSDFIITTILSVHYCLYYFQPPVALVNGSPQSQVPEVQFHPDTLSVESEGTNLSLIEPTSYKSTLKNPIWFKAMQEEISALHTQGTWNLVVLPSLKNLVGCKWIFKIKRHSNGTIARHKARLVAKGFSQEPGIDYGETFSPVVKPTTVRLVLTLAAQFGWSLRQLDVKNAFLHGILEDEVYMAQPPGFEDVHHPHLVCKLQKSLYGLKQAPRAWNDRFTKFLPHLGFQTTYSDSSLFVKTVDSGIVILLLYVDDIIITGSASASIQQVITALHTEFDIKDLRDLHYFLGIQISRTPTGLFLSQSKYVLDLLTKTEMLDAKPCDTPCLPYNRLLKDDGDPYTNPTLYRSVVGALQYLTFTRPDIAFSVHQVAQFMQSPMVAHFTAVKRILRYLKETLSHDIGYSRGSLQLKAFSDADWAGDPNDRRSTTGLVVFLGNSPISWSSKKQLTVPLSSTPVLFCDNMSAIALSFNPVQHQRTKHIEIDVHFVRERVAKKHLSVQFVSSKEQFADILTKGLSSPLFHIHCSNLMLRASQPEFAGG